In Myxocyprinus asiaticus isolate MX2 ecotype Aquarium Trade chromosome 8, UBuf_Myxa_2, whole genome shotgun sequence, a single genomic region encodes these proteins:
- the LOC127445288 gene encoding uncharacterized protein LOC127445288 has product MDIFTSSSSSSEDEFIIALLNEERKRKRRRYWVHPTLERRGEHGGFHRLIGELKLHHENFHQYFRMSVSEFECLLQLVAPSLTRSETKLRKPIDPEQRLAVCLRFLSTGDSYTTIASSFLLGISTVAGIVGKTCDAIWQCLKNEHMPEPTEEIWRSTARRFQEKLDFPNCLGAMNGKQILIQAPANSGSYKGKFSVVLLALVDADCRFLAVDVGSYGSNSDGDVFSHSELGKALRDGTFNVPPPTELPGAPELGKVNHVLVVDKAFPLKAYLLRPYPGRHPPLDKRIFNYRLSRVQLISENCFGNLSQRFRVFQRRLQFSPSVVESVVKAACILCNYLQSSEHSQDEPPVDDSSDSKGMLQALGCWQGNRSTAEAQNTRDTFKNYFNSPAGQAHEHVHGGLEAD; this is encoded by the exons atGGATATCTTtacaagcagcagcagcagcagtgaggATGAGTTTATTATTGCTCTGCTCAatgaggaaaggaaaagaaaaaggcgGCGATACTGGGTACATCCCACTCTCGAGAGAAGAGGTGAACATGGGGGGTTTCATAGACTGATTGGGGAGTTGAAGTTGCATCATGAGAATTTTCATCAGTACTTCAGGATGTCTGTGAGTGAATTTGAGTGTTTGCTTCAGCTGGTGGCACCTTCGTTGACGCGATCTGAAACAAAATTGCGCAAACCAATCGACCCCGAGCAGCGTTTGGCCGTTTGTTTACG tttcctAAGTACTGGAGACTCATACACTACAATTGCATCCAGCTTTCTACTAGGCATCTCAACGGTAGCAGGGATAGTTGGCAAGACCTGTGATGCAATTTGGCAGTGTCTCAAGAACGAACACATGCCAGAGCCCACAGAAGAGATATGGAGGAGCACTGCCAGGAGGTTCCAAGAAAAACTAGACTTCCCAAATTGTTTGGGAGCTATGAATGGCAAACAAATTCTTATTCAGGCCCCTGCAAATTCTGGTTCCTATAAAGGAAAGTTTTCGGTGGTTTTGCTGGCCCTAGTAGATGCAGATTGCCGCTTCCTAGCGGTTGATGTAGGAAGCTATGGGAGCAACAGTGATGGGGATGTTTTCTCCCATTCAGAGCTTGGAAAAGCACTCAGAGATGGAACTTTTAATGTTCCTCCACCAACAGAGCTTCCAGGTGCTCCTGAGCTGGGAAAAGTGAACCACGTATTAGTGGTGGATAAAGCTTTCCCACTGAAGGCGTATCTTCTCCGGCCATACCCTGGACGACACCCCCCATTGGACAAGAGAATTTTTAACTATCGCTTGTCTCGAGTACAACTCATTTCTGAAAATTGCTTTGGCAATCTCAGTCAGCGGTTCAGAGTTTTCCAGCGCCGTTTACAGTTCAGCCCCTCTGTTGTGGAGTCTGTAGTGAAAGCTGCATGTATCCTCTGCAATTACTTACAGTCATCTGAACACTCACAGGATGAGCCCCCAGTGGATGACAGCAGTGATAGTAAAGGCATGCTACAAGCTCTCGGATGTTGGCAGGGAAATCGGTCAACTGCCGAGGCCCAAAACACTCGAGACACtttcaaaaattatttcaattcacctgctggacaagccCACGAACATGTACACGGCGGTCTAGAGGCTGattag